Below is a window of Dictyostelium discoideum AX4 chromosome 1 chromosome, whole genome shotgun sequence DNA.
acaattgatgatgaaatttgtACAGTTgcaattcattatttatcaGCATATACTCAAACATCAGATATCGATGGTGGtatcattaatttatatGGTTTCTTTGGTGATATTCATAATGAttataaagttttaattgatggtATTCAATGTCCAATCGAAGTTgcaccaacatcaacagTTTTTACAATTTCAGTTGACTCTGGTACAATTGGtacaaattcatcaattgaaatcattcaaaatgatttatcattCCATGGTACAATCTATCcatatgaaaatttaattaaagaatgtCCATCGAATTGTAATGGTATCAGCAATGGTAAATGTAATAGTACAACTGGTGAATGCACTTGTAATGAAGGTTTCATCGGTGTTGATTGTATCAAACTCACAAATTATACATTACCAACCATCacatcatcaatttcaaatgttggtttattatttaaaagtgaACAAACTGTTTTTATAGCttcattttattcatttgttgaagttgattACACTGgtaccattattaaatcagTTGTAATAAGTTCATGGGAACCTGAAAATATTAACCAAGGTATTAAATACACTGGTTCATCGTCAAATAGTGATGGtgtttttgaaattacatttttaaaagtacCAACAAATCAACAATTTTCATTTGCAGGTAATGAATTCAACATTGGAGCAGGTGGTGCTAAAATGTCAATAACAGTTTCAAATTACACATATTCAAAccaatcaaattatttagtCGCGGCTATGCAAGCTAAAGCTGAGTCAGATCCAAGATCACCAATTCAAAATAAGTGTAATAATGGTACAATCGTAATTACATCACAATCAAATAGTAAtttaactttaaataattataattattttacaatttcaaaagatgCTAAAAGATTATCAATTAGATTACAAGATAGATTAATATCAGATGGTCAAGCAACTTTTATGGTAAATCAACTTAATATTCAACAACCTGATCAtagtttattatttggtatgTCACTCCCACATTGTGGTAAACAATGTTCAATCGATGGTCCTGATTTTATTGTTAACATTGAATCAAATTATAAAGTTTTAAGTTCATGTTCACCACaaccaacatcaacaccaaaaTCAAGCTCTGAAGAaccatcttcttcattaaaacaacaatctttaatttcttttattttaataatatttttaatttcatcaattattttaaattaaattaaattaaataattattaaattattaaaagtaaaaaattaaataattatttgttttttataaattttttaaaaaaatatattttaattattattattattattaatttttttttttttattaatttattaaaattaattaatttaatttaatttttattaattaataatattataaccattatattgattattattataaaaagttTTACGAAAACCATTAATTGCCATTACTAAACCAGCAATTAATAAGATACCACCAAAAATTGAAACTACAACTACTGGAGCAATTTTAACagtttgaatttgtttaaattgttgttttaataaatttatatcatTTGTTGAAGCGGTTGCAGTTTGACCAATTTTTAAACTTGGATAAAAAATACCAAAACTATTGCTATTGGTTGGACTAAAAATATTTGTCCAATTACCTAATGAAGAGAACCATAAACTATTTGCATTTGAAggaatttgtaaattaatttgaagttttaaattataatagaGTGTATTACCAGTGATTGGTTCTAAATCCAATGGTATTTCAGCATTTTCATAGGTTTGATTTAATCCATTAATATAGAGTGAACTATATTCTATTGGTACACCATACATATCCCAAAGTGAAACATAAATTGGAACACCATTAAAAAGACCAGTTAAATTTGCAAAACCattgattgaattattaaaaactggATCAATTGGAAAACTTTGATTTGGTAAATAATATCTTTGAGTTGAAACACCCATTactgatgaagatgaagaatgTACCAATGAAAGTGGTCTTAAAATATTCTCTTCAAAAATGGTTAAACTTTGTGGTAGATTATCTTGAACCAATGGAGCCATTTGACCATTTTCAACGAAACCAGTTACATTTACAGTACCATTCCAAATGGTAAGTGTTGATTGTTCttgaaattgttgatattgattaGTTAATGATAAATCTTTCTTTCCTGTATAAACAGTTGAtggtttaaaaattgtattattttgttgaaaTGAACATTGTTGATCAATACCTAAATAATCTAATAAATCATCTTGACAATCCCATAACCATTCATTTGCAGTTCTTGTAACAATTAAACCAGATGTATTATAAAATGATTGAacagatttaattgaataaccAGTTGTATTTGGAATATAACTTAAAAAGTAACCAATCATTGTCATTGCatcattatttgttaaattccattttgtaaaattattactatttgttgACATTTGTTCAAGAAATAAACCTAAACCGTGAATTGTTAATAGGGAATCATCAATactatcattaaataaattggatTGAGCTTcatttgttgaaattgttaaatttgtACCCATTGCAATTGgaatttcaattggttctAACCAAGGTAAATTTGTTATATTAAATTGactaattgatttataaCCTAATGGTATTGTTGTTATAAATTGACAAACACCTAATagttcaattgattcaatttcacATTGCTTTAATAATTGGCTCATTGTATATTGATCATTAAATCCTTTTAACCACCAAATCATTACCAATGTTAATTGTGCTTGATTAATACCTAATTCTTGTTCAAGTATTTGatatgaatttgaatttggacCATTAAAAACTGCATTTATCCAATAACTAATACCATTGGtactatttaataatgaatattgattcattggatttaaaatttccaaTGCCGATTGTAAACTTATACCACTTGGTGAATCTAATCCATAAGATATCAACATATTATCCCATAATGAACTATTACCATTGGTTGGAATAATAGTTGAATTTGACCATTgttctaaaaaataaatggttGGAGttgttgttaaattattattaattgttgataataataattgatattgttgattaaaatattttggaccattataaaaatatgCAATCATTGTAAAATTATCACTTGATAAATATTCTAAAAATTGTTTAGTTTGTGGTGCTGATGCTAAAGTATATAATAAATCCTCTGCTGTCATACCTAatgtaattgaattttttgataGTGTTGATAATAAACCTAAATAAGCTGGATTAAAATTGGTTGTACTAACTGTAAATGGATTTAATGAATCCTCACCTTCAATCCATTTATATGATTTACtttgaatataatttattaaattgccATCATCACTAAATGAAACTTTACTATTATTCCAttcatatttataattaaatggtccaatcttttcaaaattacaatttttaccatttaatACTTCATTTGGATTTgtctatatttttaaaatttattaattatttatttatttttttttgaaaaaaaaaaagtacttACCAAATTccaaagataataatattgtttaaaataattatctaCTGATTTTTGTCCTGCCCAATCATTATATCTTTGacttttctaattttaatttaaaaaaaaaaaaaaaaaaaatcaaattaaaaaaaaagaaaagaaaattagttttttttgatcttttttgggttaacgttttttttttttttttttttttttttttttttttttgaaaataaatttgaaaataaaaaaaaacttacaaaaGAATCAACAATTACAGCATCAACTATAGCATTATTTGTTGCAACATTTAAAACTGAAGGTAAAAGTGCAAGTGATATAACAAATAATGCTGCACCAATCACTGATAAAAGTAAACCAGCAATTAATAAACCTTTATTGTTTGCAaccattataattattattattttttttttttttttttaattttattttactattttttttttttgttattattatttaataataatatagataaaaaatatttatttataaaataaataaaaaataaaaaaataaaaaaaaaaataaaataaaaataaaaaaaaaaaaaaagtttgaaaaaaaaaaaaaaaaataaaaaaaaaaaaaataaataaaaatcaatagTTGATCTCTTAAACCAAAATGGAGGATCTActtaatctttttaatagaaaaattaattttgaaacaaccttaaatagtaataataataattataataataaaagtaaaaaaaaaaataactctAATCAACTTAAAAATCATTtcattcaattaattgataaaatttcaaattcgttaaatagtaataataatgattttaataataattttaagtCTTTACAAATTGtcgaattatttaatttagttaaattattaccatttaaagaagaaaaaaaattagaaaataataataataataataataattataataattataatgatgatcaggattatgatgatgatgattattatgataatttaatattatataacacaattagaaaagaaacaatcgaattaatttttagaattttaccaaatattttaaaaaggcAATCATTTCAATATGATAGTTCATTAATGACAACAATTTTCTCAGTTTCCGATCAACCAATAtcattaaaactattaatcgCAATTCATACaactaatttaattaatgattatatattatttgaaaattctcaattcaatatatttatacCATATATTCACGATATATttcattatattatattatctttaaaagtaattattattatttattatttaaataataaaattataaacatattaatattaatatttttatttatataaaaaaaggaaaataatttaaaaattaaaattgaaattttaaatttattagaattaataattaataatttaaaaaataataataataataataataataatttagaatcatatttaaataatttaataaatttattaattgaaaatataataataaaaaataataatgatgatgataataatatagaactttataatcaaattttagataataataatgaattttatataattagaGAAAAAAgtggtttaattttaaaattattatcaaaaaattattttaataaaataattgaaaatttaaatttaatttcaaataataataataataataataatatttatataaaagaaGGAATTTTAgaatgttttaataaaattaataaatttgaaaatgaagaattattaaaaattttatttgaaatttattttattaatcaaaataataattcaaaaattgaatggatttatttttcaactataattaataatttatcaataatttataataatgaaaataatcaaaataataataatcaatattttgaaattatttataaaaaattaaatgaattaattttaattgataatgaaattataaaaatttcaatatttaatttaataaaatcaaattataaattattatcaaccgatttatttattaaattaatttcattaacattaccaaaattaaataataaaattcaatttaaatcatttatagaattatcaaaattaataataccaaatttaaattttaaatcatttaaaataataattgaattattaacattacaatttaattattcaaataataataataataataaatatttatatttagaattattttcaattattataaaaaatttggattctgaaaattttaaaaatttttatagtaaattaccatttgaattatttgatttaattttattaaaattggattcattaattaatttatatcaagattttttagaaataaaatttattgaacCAATTATAGTATCAttggaatttttaaatgaatcattAGAGAATTtagtaattataaataatattgattcaatttattattataatattattaatattataataaaatgtttagaaattattaaaccaaatgaaatcattttaaaatcattaattttattatcaaacctttttaatttaaattggtcatcaatttcaacaatgGTACCAATCTTTGAATTAACACAATtggataaaattttaaaattaatttataaatttttaatttatgataaaagattattaattattaaaaattcatttattgttttaaataatttattaaattcaaattattcaaaattagTTCAAccatatttaaatgaattaattttagaaatttctttaaattgttattatttaaataataattataataataataataatcaaaataatcaaaattttaaaaatttacaattaaaagaaattatttcaattacttttagtaaacttttattaaatattgatcaatatacaattgaaaattttaaatgtttttcaaatttaattgataattcttggtgttcatttattttaaatgataatcaatcaattttattaattttagatatAATTTGGAATGATCCatcattaatatcatttaattcaaatcaaacttttaatttaaaaacaactttattaaaatcaattaataataaccataataatataaatttaaataattttaataataataataataatagtttaataattttattaaaattaaaattaaaagaaattaaaacaaattctccaattattttggaaaaattaaaaaaatttttaaattctgatttattatttttattttcttaaaaaaatagaaaaaaaaaaatgaaaaaataaaaaaataaaaaaagcttcttaaacaaaaaaaaaaaaaaaaaaaaaattttattattatagtttgtttatttaatttttatttaattttttttattatttttttttttttttttctaatttaattaatattaattgtgaaactaataaatttatcagaaaccatttatatttaattttttttattttaattttgtttttttttttttttaaatttttttttttttttttttttttttttttttttttttgaaaacgaaaaaagttttttttttattttcattttttttaattttaaatatataaatattttatttaaaaaaaaactttttttttaagaaatggGTCCAAAAGGTAAAAAGAAAGGTCAATCATTTGATGATTCagatgaagaaattaataataaaaaaggtggaaataaaaaaggacAACAATTAGAAGATGATATTCCTCAACCAGTTAAAAAGGgtggaaataaaaaaggtcAAAGAGGTAAACAAGACTCTGATGATGAACCAGAAAATATTCCTCAACCAGTAGCAAAGaagagtaataataaaaaaggtcAAAGAGGTAAACAAGATTCAGATGATGAACAAGATGAAATTCCTCAACCACAAAAGAAAGGTGGTAAACCAGCTCCACAACCACAAAAGAAAGGTGGTAAACAACAAGATTCAGATGATGAACAAGATGAAATTCCTCAACCAGTTAAAAAAGGTGGTAAACCAGCTCCACAAAAGAAAGGTggtaaacaacaacaacaacaagattcAGATGATGAACAAGAAGAAATTCCTCAACCAGTCAAGAAAGGTGGTAAACCAGCTCCACAAAAGAAAGGTGGTAAACAACAAGAttcagatgatgaagaagatgaaattCCTCAACCAGTTAAGAAAGGTGGTAAACCAGCTCCACAAAAGAAAGGTGGAAAACAACAAGAAtctgaagatgaagatgaagaagatgaagttCAACAACCAGTAAAGAAAGGtggtaaaaatgataaaaagaaaGGTGTTAAACATgttgaagaagaggaagaagaagaggaagaagaagaaattgaaCAACCAGTTAAAAAAGGTGGTAAAGCTCCAAAACCAAAGAAAGGTGGTAAGGGTAGTAAACAAGAAtctgaagatgaagaagatgatgttCAACAACCAGTAAAGAAAGGtggtaaaaaagataaaaagaaagGTAGTAAACATgttgaagaagaggaagaagaagaagaggaagaggaaATTGAACAACCAGTTAAAAAaggttcaaataaaaaagatcaaaAGAAAGGTGGTAAAGGTAAACAtgttgaagaagaagaggaagaagaagaagaagaggaaatTGAACAACCAGTAAAAAAaggttcaaataaaaaagatcaaaAGAAAGGTGGTAAAggtaaacaacaacaagaatctgaagatgaagaagaggaaaTTCAACAACCAGTAAAGAAAGGtggtaaaaaagataaaaagaaagGTAGTAAACATgttgaagaagaggaagaagaagaagaagaagaagaagaaattgaaCAACCAGTTAAAAAAGGtggtaaaaaagataaaaaatcaagTTTGGAAGATAGTATGTCAGaactttcaattaaatcaaagaaaGGTGGTAAGGGTAAACAtgttgaagaagaagaagaacaagaacaagaagaagaagaggaaaaaccaaaatcaaaatcaaataaaaaagataaaaagaaagGTAAACATgtagaagaagaggaagaagaagaagaagaagaagaagaaaaaccaaaatcaaaatcaaataaaaaagataaaaagaaagGTAGTAAACAtattgaagaagaagaagaagaagaagaagaagaagaagaagaagaaaaagaagaagaagaagaaaaaaaaatgacattAGCAGAAATTAGAGCAgcaaaaaaagttaaaaaagttgataaaaaagagaaaaagaaagaaaaagagaaaaagaaaagagatGAACAAGAAGAGGATGCATTCGAACTTgcaaaaaagaaacaacaagaagagattgattatgataatattgatattgatgatgTACCAGGTAAAGATGCACCAACCTATGTTCATTTGAAATCATCAGAAGGTTTAAGAAGtaaaattggtaatgatattaaatttgataatttaatactTTCAGTTCCAGGtagaattttattaaataatgcaTCACTTACACTTGCCTATGGTCAAAAGTATGGTTTTGTTGGTAGAAATGGTATTGGTAAATCAACATTGGTTAAAAAGATTGCAATGCGTGATGAAATTACCATTGCACCACATCTTCGTGTATTGTATGTAGAACAAGAGGTAACTGGTGATGATACAACTCCATTGGATTGTGTATTGGCAGCTGATGAAGAAAGAAAATGGTTACTTGATGAAGAGAAAGTTTTAACAGAATTGGAAAAAGTTAACCCAAGTTGGCAATTTGATCCACGTCAAAAGAGAAATTACTCACTTCGTGATATTTATGATCGTCTTAAAGAGATTGATGCCGATAAAGCATCGATTAGAGCTGCAaacattttaattggtttaggTTTCACATTTGAAGAGATATCTGTAAAGAAATCTAGAGATTATTCAGGTGGTTGGAGAATGAGAATTGCATTGGCAAGAGCACTCTTTTGTAAACCAGAAGTATTATTACTTGATGAACCTTCAAATCATTTAGATTTACATGCTTGTGTTTGGTTagagaaatatttaaatcaatggGATCGTACATTATTGGTTGTATCTCATGAAGCTTCATTCCTTAATGAGGTTGTTGATAATATCATTTACATTCATGATCAAAAGTTGGATCAATACAGAGGTAACTATGATGCATTTATGAAACAAAAATCTGTAAATCTTAGATCaaaagaaaaggaaaaagataaacaagatagaaaattaaagaaaatgaatgAATTCATTACAAAGAATAAGAATAATACTCAAGCTAAACAAGCAGCATCTCGTGCAAAGAAAATGGAGAAAATTGAAACCATTGAACTTGAGCGAGAGGATGCTTCACTCGTTGTAGATTTCCCACAACCTGAACATTTAACACCACCATTATTGGTATTTAAAGATGTTTGCTTCGGTTATGAAGGTAGACCAACTATGTTTAAGAAATTGGATATTGGTATCGATATGGATTCAAAGATTGCTTTGGTTGGTATGAATGGTGTTGGTAAGTCAACTCTTATGAAACTAATGAATGGTGATCTTCATGAAACCACTGGTTACATTGAAAGAAGTAGAAAAATGCGTGTAGCTAGATTCTCTCAACATTTTGTCGATCAATTGGATACCACTATGACACCAATCGAATATTTCCAATCGAAATTCAATAATCCACCAGTTCAACAAATTCGTAATCATTTAGGTAGATTTGGTATTTGTAATTCCTTACCATTACATAAAATTACAACTTTATCTGGTGGTCAAAAGAGTAGAGTCATTTTAGCTGAATTAGCTTGGGCTGAACCTCATATTCTCTTATTGGATGAACCAACAAATCATCTTGATATTGATGCTATCGAAGCTTTAGCTGAAGGTATTAATGCTTTCACTGGTGGTgtagttttaatttctcataatcaacatttaattaatttaattgctGAACAAATTTGGGTTGTTAAAAAAGATGgtacaatttatttatatccaGGTACTTTTATGgattataaaaatgaaatttcaagagaaattgataatatggTTATTAGaagttaaataataaataatgaaataaaaaaataaaaaaaaaaaaaaataaaaaaaaaaataaaataaaataaaataaactaatCACTTcttattctaaaaataaattaaataaaaataaataaaattaaaaataaaaaaataaaaaataaaaaataaaaaataaaaaaaaaaaaaaaaagaaaaaaaagaatctaTTAAcgcattttcattttgattgtgcaaatgtttttttgattggaaaatatctttttttttttttttctttaattaacaaaaaaaaaaaaaaatcaaaattaaaattctcAACCAATAATCTAAATATGTTTTAAAAgccaattgatttttttttttttttttattttattttatttttttttatatattttctttttttttctatatatttatatattttttttattatttatatttttttttttaaaatttataataaaatgaaattaatatttattataattttatttataatttttaaagtaaaaccatttttatcaaataatttatcaactaGTGAATGTAAAATTacatttgaaataattaaaaataaataaaaaaataaaaaaaaactaaaaaaaaataaattttaataaataaataaaataaaaaataattataataatttttagatAGTTGTGCTAATGATATTTCAGAATTTTTAATAGATAcaacatttatttataatggTACATATGGATATGAATTTTGTGAgaataaaaatttcttttgtaATGGTGATAGTGTTgttagaattaattttaatggttCAGATTCATTTGGAGTAacatatttaaattgttttaaacaACTTTCTTATTTGTATGGTATTAtaagtttttttataatttttatttttttttaattaataaattttccaaactaatatttaaaaaaaaaaaaaaaaaaaaagaaaattagatCATTCAAAAATGCCATTACATTTTTTTAGTACATATATAATTTCACCAATAAATGAAATGTAagattaatatattttttttttttatactaatatttttaaaaaaaaaaaaattatatattaaccaaaataaaaaatagttttataaATGAACCATCTAATGatatatcattttcaaatgtaatattaaatccttcaattaaaatattgtaagtttttttgttttttttttattttcataataaattaaaattttaaaataataaaattaattcaaataaaaaaaaaaaaaaaaaaaaaaaaaaaaaaaaaaaaaaaaaaaaaaaaaatagtaattttaTAGGAAAATCACCATCAACtatgaattttaatttttcttcaTTTAGTGATGttcaaaatttaacaattaaatatattggtTCAGATCCAAATTGGACAtattataatga
It encodes the following:
- the lmpC gene encoding hypothetical protein (lysosomal integral membrane protein II), producing MVANNKGLLIAGLLLSVIGAALFVISLALLPSVLNVATNNAIVDAVIVDSFKSQRYNDWAGQKSVDNYFKQYYYLWNLTNPNEVLNGKNCNFEKIGPFNYKYEWNNSKVSFSDDGNLINYIQSKSYKWIEGEDSLNPFTVSTTNFNPAYLGLLSTLSKNSITLGMTAEDLLYTLASAPQTKQFLEYLSSDNFTMIAYFYNGPKYFNQQYQLLLSTINNNLTTTPTIYFLEQWSNSTIIPTNGNSSLWDNMLISYGLDSPSGISLQSALEILNPMNQYSLLNSTNGISYWINAVFNGPNSNSYQILEQELGINQAQLTLVMIWWLKGFNDQYTMSQLLKQCEIESIELLGVCQFITTIPLGYKSISQFNITNLPWLEPIEIPIAMGTNLTISTNEAQSNLFNDSIDDSLLTIHGLGLFLEQMSTNSNNFTKWNLTNNDAMTMIGYFLSYIPNTTGYSIKSVQSFYNTSGLIVTRTANEWLWDCQDDLLDYLGIDQQCSFQQNNTIFKPSTVYTGKKDLSLTNQYQQFQEQSTLTIWNGTVNVTGFVENGQMAPLVQDNLPQSLTIFEENILRPLSLVHSSSSSVMGVSTQRYYLPNQSFPIDPVFNNSINGFANLTGLFNGVPIYVSLWDMYGVPIEYSSLYINGLNQTYENAEIPLDLEPITGNTLYYNLKLQINLQIPSNANSLWFSSLGNWTNIFSPTNSNSFGIFYPSLKIGQTATASTNDINLLKQQFKQIQTVKIAPVVVVSIFGGILLIAGLVMAINGFRKTFYNNNQYNGYNIIN
- the abcF4 gene encoding hypothetical protein, whose product is MGPKGKKKGQSFDDSDEEINNKKGGNKKGQQLEDDIPQPVKKGGNKKGQRGKQDSDDEPENIPQPVAKKSNNKKGQRGKQDSDDEQDEIPQPQKKGGKPAPQPQKKGGKQQDSDDEQDEIPQPVKKGGKPAPQKKGGKQQQQQDSDDEQEEIPQPVKKGGKPAPQKKGGKQQDSDDEEDEIPQPVKKGGKPAPQKKGGKQQESEDEDEEDEVQQPVKKGGKNDKKKGVKHVEEEEEEEEEEEIEQPVKKGGKAPKPKKGGKGSKQESEDEEDDVQQPVKKGGKKDKKKGSKHVEEEEEEEEEEEIEQPVKKGSNKKDQKKGGKGKHVEEEEEEEEEEEIEQPVKKGSNKKDQKKGGKGKQQQESEDEEEEIQQPVKKGGKKDKKKGSKHVEEEEEEEEEEEEIEQPVKKGGKKDKKSSLEDSMSELSIKSKKGGKGKHVEEEEEQEQEEEEEKPKSKSNKKDKKKGKHVEEEEEEEEEEEEKPKSKSNKKDKKKGSKHIEEEEEEEEEEEEEEKEEEEEKKMTLAEIRAAKKVKKVDKKEKKKEKEKKKRDEQEEDAFELAKKKQQEEIDYDNIDIDDVPGKDAPTYVHLKSSEGLRSKIGNDIKFDNLILSVPGRILLNNASLTLAYGQKYGFVGRNGIGKSTLVKKIAMRDEITIAPHLRVLYVEQEVTGDDTTPLDCVLAADEERKWLLDEEKVLTELEKVNPSWQFDPRQKRNYSLRDIYDRLKEIDADKASIRAANILIGLGFTFEEISVKKSRDYSGGWRMRIALARALFCKPEVLLLDEPSNHLDLHACVWLEKYLNQWDRTLLVVSHEASFLNEVVDNIIYIHDQKLDQYRGNYDAFMKQKSVNLRSKEKEKDKQDRKLKKMNEFITKNKNNTQAKQAASRAKKMEKIETIELEREDASLVVDFPQPEHLTPPLLVFKDVCFGYEGRPTMFKKLDIGIDMDSKIALVGMNGVGKSTLMKLMNGDLHETTGYIERSRKMRVARFSQHFVDQLDTTMTPIEYFQSKFNNPPVQQIRNHLGRFGICNSLPLHKITTLSGGQKSRVILAELAWAEPHILLLDEPTNHLDIDAIEALAEGINAFTGGVVLISHNQHLINLIAEQIWVVKKDGTIYLYPGTFMDYKNEISREIDNMVIRS